In Thermodesulfobacteriota bacterium, one DNA window encodes the following:
- the zapB gene encoding cell division protein ZapB → MMADLSNFEKLEGRIDNLIKQSTFLKEENKILLEKLNQKDQDIHKLTDNIEELHKERTLVFDKVVGLIDKLEDI, encoded by the coding sequence ATGATGGCAGATCTGAGTAATTTTGAAAAACTAGAAGGCAGAATAGATAACTTAATCAAACAAAGCACTTTTTTAAAAGAAGAAAATAAGATTTTGTTAGAAAAGCTAAATCAAAAGGATCAAGACATACATAAACTAACCGATAATATAGAAGAACTCCATAAGGAAAGGACATTAGTATTTGACAAGGTTGTTGGTCTGATTGACAAACTAGAAGATATATAA
- the tyrS gene encoding tyrosine--tRNA ligase: MNVEQQLEIIKRGTVEILIEDELAKKLCDSEKNRSPLRIKAGFDPTAPDLHLGHTVLIQKLKQFQDLGHHVIFLIGDFTGMIGDPSGKSETRKALSKKDILINAKTYQRQIFKILDPQKTQIVYNSQWMEKMSGIELITLCAQYTVARMLERDDFYKRYSNQQPISIHEFIYPLIQGYDSVALKADVELGGTDQKFNLLVGREIQKAYHLNPQVIITMPILEGLDGVNKMSKSLNNYIGIDEPPQEIFGKVMSISDDLMMRYYELISDISIKDLKALKENIRMGKEHPKETKKKLAIEIVGRFYNSEEALKASEEFDLIFKHKETPDQIQEKQIYWNEKNIWLPRLITMCSEVAKSNSESKRLIKQGGVSINREKVVDENIEIPAKGEYILKIGKREFIKVRFL, translated from the coding sequence ATGAATGTAGAACAACAATTGGAAATCATAAAAAGAGGAACAGTGGAAATACTCATTGAAGATGAGTTGGCAAAGAAACTATGTGATTCTGAAAAAAATAGATCCCCCCTTAGGATAAAGGCTGGTTTTGACCCCACTGCTCCTGACCTTCATTTAGGCCATACTGTGCTTATTCAAAAGCTCAAACAGTTTCAAGATCTAGGGCATCATGTCATATTTTTAATTGGAGATTTTACAGGAATGATCGGGGATCCCTCAGGAAAATCTGAGACTAGAAAAGCTCTCTCTAAAAAAGATATTCTTATAAATGCTAAAACCTATCAAAGACAAATATTTAAGATACTTGATCCCCAAAAGACTCAAATCGTTTACAACAGTCAGTGGATGGAAAAAATGTCTGGAATTGAATTAATAACACTATGTGCCCAATATACAGTTGCAAGAATGTTGGAAAGGGATGATTTCTATAAAAGATATTCAAATCAGCAACCTATTAGCATCCATGAATTTATCTATCCTCTTATTCAGGGTTATGACTCTGTGGCATTGAAAGCCGATGTAGAATTAGGGGGAACGGATCAAAAATTTAATTTGCTTGTGGGGCGAGAGATTCAAAAGGCATATCACTTGAACCCTCAGGTTATAATTACTATGCCTATCCTAGAAGGACTCGATGGGGTAAATAAAATGAGTAAATCACTTAACAATTATATTGGTATCGACGAACCGCCCCAAGAGATTTTTGGGAAGGTTATGTCAATTTCTGACGACCTTATGATGAGATACTATGAACTAATTAGTGATATTTCCATAAAAGACCTTAAAGCACTTAAGGAAAATATTCGAATGGGTAAAGAACACCCAAAGGAGACAAAAAAGAAGCTGGCTATAGAAATAGTTGGGCGTTTTTATAATAGTGAGGAAGCCTTAAAGGCATCTGAAGAATTTGATCTTATATTCAAGCATAAAGAAACCCCAGACCAAATACAAGAAAAACAAATTTATTGGAATGAAAAAAATATCTGGCTGCCCCGTCTTATAACAATGTGCTCTGAGGTTGCTAAAAGTAACTCTGAATCAAAACGACTAATAAAACAAGGTGGTGTTAGCATCAATAGAGAAAAGGTTGTTGATGAAAATATAGAAATACCTGCTAAAGGAGAATACATATTAAAAATAGGCAAAAGAGAATTTATAAAAGTAAGATTCCTGTAA
- a CDS encoding cell division protein ZapA, translating to MKKNIDIEILGQKYTIKSDEEEVFVYNIVDYLNKKIEEVLRTTTTVDTLNAIVVVALNITSDLFRIKNEEGYLRQQIENKSGHLISLIDSYVDNEGNISSNN from the coding sequence TTGAAAAAAAATATAGATATTGAAATACTGGGCCAGAAATATACAATTAAAAGCGATGAAGAAGAAGTTTTTGTTTATAACATAGTAGATTATTTAAATAAAAAAATAGAGGAGGTATTACGAACCACCACAACTGTTGACACCCTTAATGCAATCGTCGTAGTGGCTTTAAATATTACTAGCGATCTCTTCCGGATAAAAAATGAAGAGGGATATCTTAGGCAGCAAATTGAAAACAAATCAGGACATTTGATTAGTTTAATTGACTCCTATGTTGATAATGAAGGAAACATCTCAAGTAATAATTAA
- the rny gene encoding ribonuclease Y has translation MSIELFIYFLLTLGIGALIGFILSKRFTEGRIKLAENAAKKIVDDAKKEAENIKKEAMLQAKDYLYQAKGEFEKETKERKSELQKLERRFLQKEEHLDKKVNLLDQKEINISKREKNLVQLEKEILEKERKYSTLVKEQMEQLEKIAEMSSENAKKRLMELMENDAKHEAAKKIKKIEDETREMADKIAKDIISLSIERYAADCVAEKTVSVVNLPNDEMKGRIIGREGRNIRAIEAATGVDLIIDDTPEAVILSGHNPIRREIAKTSLERLINNGRIHPARIEEIVGKVQEEMEVTLREAGEQAAFDVGVHGIHSELIKLIGKLKFRTSFAQNVFQHSLEVAFISGILASELKVGVKQAKRAGLLHDIGKAVDHEVEGSHAIIGANLAKKYGESPEIIHAISAHHNDESPKSVLAVLVQAADTLSAARPGARREMLETYVKRLEDLERIANSFQGVSKSYAVQAGRELRVIVESSVTSDEDSIMTARDIAKKIEDELSYPGQIKITVIRETRAIEYAK, from the coding sequence ATCTCTATAGAACTGTTTATATACTTTTTACTGACTTTGGGCATTGGTGCTTTAATCGGTTTTATCCTTAGCAAGAGGTTTACCGAGGGTAGGATAAAACTTGCAGAAAATGCTGCAAAAAAGATAGTCGACGATGCTAAAAAAGAGGCTGAAAACATTAAAAAGGAGGCTATGCTCCAAGCCAAAGATTACCTTTACCAAGCAAAGGGAGAATTTGAAAAAGAAACCAAAGAAAGAAAGAGTGAACTACAAAAGCTAGAGAGAAGATTCTTACAAAAAGAAGAACACCTTGATAAAAAAGTAAACTTGCTTGACCAGAAAGAGATTAATATCTCTAAAAGGGAAAAGAATCTGGTTCAACTAGAAAAAGAAATCTTGGAGAAGGAAAGAAAATATAGCACGTTAGTAAAAGAGCAAATGGAACAACTGGAAAAAATAGCTGAGATGTCATCTGAAAATGCCAAAAAACGTTTAATGGAGTTGATGGAAAATGATGCCAAGCATGAAGCAGCTAAAAAGATTAAGAAAATTGAGGATGAAACTAGAGAAATGGCAGACAAGATAGCAAAAGACATAATTTCTCTATCAATTGAAAGATATGCTGCTGATTGTGTTGCTGAAAAGACGGTTTCTGTGGTGAACCTTCCAAATGATGAGATGAAAGGACGAATCATAGGAAGAGAAGGAAGAAATATCCGTGCGATCGAGGCAGCTACCGGCGTTGACTTGATTATTGATGATACACCTGAGGCAGTTATACTCTCAGGTCATAACCCTATAAGACGGGAAATAGCCAAAACCTCTCTGGAAAGGCTTATAAACAATGGAAGGATTCATCCTGCCAGGATAGAAGAGATTGTTGGAAAAGTTCAAGAAGAAATGGAGGTAACCCTTCGTGAAGCAGGAGAACAAGCTGCTTTTGACGTTGGAGTACATGGTATTCATTCCGAATTAATAAAACTTATAGGTAAACTTAAATTTCGAACCAGTTTTGCTCAAAATGTATTCCAACATTCCTTAGAAGTGGCATTTATTTCTGGCATTCTTGCATCTGAATTGAAAGTGGGGGTTAAACAAGCAAAGAGAGCCGGGCTTCTTCACGACATTGGTAAAGCGGTAGATCATGAAGTAGAAGGGTCTCATGCAATTATTGGTGCTAACTTAGCGAAGAAATATGGAGAGTCTCCAGAGATTATACATGCTATCTCAGCCCACCACAATGATGAATCCCCCAAATCCGTTTTAGCCGTTTTAGTACAAGCAGCAGACACTCTATCTGCCGCCAGACCAGGTGCCCGAAGAGAAATGTTAGAGACCTATGTTAAACGCCTCGAAGACTTGGAAAGAATAGCAAATTCCTTCCAAGGAGTCAGTAAATCATATGCAGTCCAAGCGGGAAGAGAACTGAGAGTAATTGTAGAAAGCTCGGTAACATCGGATGAAGACTCAATTATGACAGCTAGGGATATAGCAAAAAAGATAGAGGATGAATTGAGCTATCCGGGCCAGATTAAAATTACGGTTATCAGAGAAACCAGAGCTATTGAATATGCAAAATGA
- a CDS encoding TIGR00282 family metallophosphoesterase, producing the protein MRVLFIGDIVGKPGRRAIFELLNNIKDSYKVDLVIANAENASGGFGVTLKIIRELLDNGIDLLTSGNHIWDKKEIIEWFDEEKYLLRPANYPTENPGTGSAVLKTPFGENIGVLNVLGRVFMNTVDCPFKTAVEEVNKLKEKTKVILIDIHAEATSEKIAMGWFLDGKVSAVIGTHTHIQTADEKILPKGTAYITDVGMTGAMDSVIGIEKEIVIERFLTQRPQRFKVAKRDIQLNAVLIDIDPQTGKSNSIKRLKMDLNI; encoded by the coding sequence TTGAGGGTTCTGTTCATTGGAGATATAGTTGGAAAACCAGGCAGACGAGCTATTTTCGAGCTTTTAAATAATATCAAGGATTCCTACAAGGTCGACTTGGTTATTGCTAATGCAGAGAATGCGTCGGGAGGGTTCGGTGTTACTCTAAAGATTATTAGGGAATTGTTGGACAATGGTATAGATTTATTAACTTCAGGCAACCACATCTGGGATAAAAAGGAGATTATTGAGTGGTTCGATGAGGAAAAATACTTGCTACGTCCAGCTAATTACCCTACAGAAAACCCTGGTACCGGTAGTGCCGTTCTTAAGACACCTTTCGGAGAAAATATAGGAGTTTTAAATGTTCTGGGCAGGGTATTTATGAATACTGTAGACTGCCCTTTTAAAACTGCTGTAGAGGAAGTCAACAAATTAAAAGAGAAAACTAAAGTCATCCTTATAGACATTCACGCCGAGGCTACCTCTGAAAAAATAGCAATGGGCTGGTTTCTCGATGGAAAAGTAAGTGCTGTTATTGGAACACATACCCATATCCAAACAGCAGACGAAAAGATTTTGCCAAAAGGGACTGCATATATTACCGATGTAGGCATGACAGGTGCTATGGATTCAGTAATAGGCATAGAAAAGGAAATTGTTATAGAACGTTTTTTAACTCAAAGACCTCAAAGGTTTAAAGTAGCAAAAAGAGATATACAACTTAATGCTGTATTAATAGATATTGACCCACAAACTGGCAAAAGCAACAGTATTAAAAGATTAAAAATGGATTTAAATATTTAA
- a CDS encoding DUF3795 domain-containing protein, with translation MEGWTEEEIRNKDLMAPCGLYCGVCGVYLSTRDGNEKFRATMGNLYGTKPEETACLGCMQPDPPKKLYGICNVCKVRDCVKSKGYYSCHQCKEWPCSMIQNFPLATGARVMKRTIPIWRAKVAECGDERGSVEWVRSECERYHCSSCGKPLFRGAQRCRVCKKPVADELDGSLQADVDMKKMHQWLIE, from the coding sequence ATGGAAGGATGGACCGAAGAAGAAATTAGAAACAAGGATTTAATGGCACCATGCGGGTTATACTGTGGTGTATGCGGAGTTTACCTTTCAACAAGGGATGGAAATGAAAAATTCAGGGCCACTATGGGGAACCTTTATGGAACAAAACCCGAAGAAACAGCATGTTTAGGGTGTATGCAGCCTGATCCACCGAAAAAGCTCTACGGTATATGTAATGTATGCAAAGTAAGGGATTGTGTAAAATCAAAGGGATATTACTCTTGCCATCAATGCAAGGAATGGCCGTGCAGCATGATTCAGAATTTCCCCCTTGCCACTGGCGCAAGAGTTATGAAAAGAACGATCCCAATATGGCGGGCAAAGGTAGCCGAGTGTGGTGATGAGAGAGGCAGTGTGGAATGGGTCCGATCAGAATGCGAACGTTATCATTGTTCTTCATGCGGCAAACCGCTTTTCAGAGGTGCACAACGTTGTAGAGTATGCAAAAAACCAGTAGCCGATGAACTGGACGGGTCCCTTCAAGCTGATGTTGATATGAAGAAAATGCACCAATGGCTCATTGAGTAG